A stretch of the Lactuca sativa cultivar Salinas chromosome 9, Lsat_Salinas_v11, whole genome shotgun sequence genome encodes the following:
- the LOC111918228 gene encoding uncharacterized protein LOC111918228, whose amino-acid sequence MSDEKPKLPLVHHTYSHLPHLYAILIASISTSRDRGAAEIAFGDTTVENKIPYTMNVAEDFQQTFNRITPKDNSIFLLLWHVLHLILRVFYFAQEVFQTVENYLITNGIVKAYEHLNLQRVNYLGVVIDSVEARETTEVIQLLEWLSDIGIKKVCLYDKEGVLKKSKEVFVERFNSSKPSNDDSKMDSLLNKKQMDFEFVSISDGKLVVAKAADVLFKKYYLDDDDAEKPFFTESYLTDALKTLGVVEPDPDLLLVYAPARCHLGFPAWRIRYTEIVHMGPLKHKKYGLILKAIHNFTKVKQNYGS is encoded by the exons ATGTCGGATGAAAAGCCGAAACTGCCCTTAGTTCATCACACTTATTCACACCTCCCCCATTTATACGCCATTCTCATCGCTTCAATTTCTACTTCTCGAGATCGAGGTGCGGCGGAGATCGCCTTCGGAGATACAACAGTAGAAAACAAGATTCCTTAT ACCATGAATGTGGCAGAGGATTTCCAACAGACATTCAACAGGATTACACCG AAGGATAACAGCATCTTTCTTTTGCTATGGCATGTTCTCCACTTGATTCTTAGGGTATTTTACTTTGCCCAAGAGGTCTTTCAAACAGTTGAAAACTACCTTATAACAAATGGAATAGTGAAAGCATATGAACATTTAAACTTACAACGAGTCAATTATCTTGGAGTTGTCATAGACAGTGTTGAAGCTCGTGAGACTACAGAAGTTATTCAACTTTTGGAATGGCTTTCAGACATTGGTATCAAAAAGGTCTGTCTATATGACAAGGAAG GAGTGTTGAAGAAATCAAAGGAAGTTTTTGTAGAGAGATTTAATTCATCAAAACCATCTAAT GATGATTCAAAAATGGATTCCCTTCTTAACAAAAAGCAAATGGATTTTGAATTTGTTTCAATTTCTGATGGAAAATTAGTAGTTGCAAAAGCAGCTGATGTACTTTTTAAAAAGTATTACttggatgatgatgatgctgaAAAACCTTTCTTCACAGAGAGTTACTTGACTGATGCATTAAAAACCCTAG GTGTTGTAGAGCCTGATCCTGACCTTTTGTTAGTTTACGCGCCAGCTAGATGCCACCTTGGCTTTCCAGCATGGAGAATTCGATACACAGAGATTGT ACACATGGGCCCACTGAAGCATAAGAAATATGGTTTAATTCTAAAAGCCATTCACAATTTCACCAAGGTCAAGCAAAACTATG GTTCATAA